The window cacttaagcaccagtgcagtcccactgaaggcaataggacGTTTcagatgcttaaatgctttgcttcaCTCATCGTTATGTGGGTGAGCCTGTGTACGTTATATGGGTATAGTCTGTATGCCATATCAGCAGCTCCCCCCTGTTGGTTCTTATGGACAGTGAGCCACAATGCACTCTGATTATCTCCTGAGGCTACACTGTAGAAGAAGTAGCTTGCTGGCTCCAGCATTACTGTTTGAAAATAGACTTGGGAGTGTTACACAGCAATGGGCTTGCTGTAGTATTTTCAAGCAAATGAGCTTGACTTTCACCATCATTGACTGAGCCCATTCATCATATCGTTTTCCATTCAAATGCCATGTAACACACACAGCACAATCAATTCTAGGCTCCCACACAGCAAGAGCAGTCAAGTTTTCCTTCACCAAATGATGGAAGCATAGAAACCCAAATAATAATTCACAATGTCCCATGTACACATGCTCACACCCACTGCTCCATTAATTCTCAAATAGAAATTAGACATGGCTCTGAACCAAACTTCATTCGGGCCCACACTTGACATTTGGTGAAGTTTGAAGCAGCTCTTAACTTCGCAACTTGAGTTAAATGCACCTTCATTTGCACAACATGCTCATATGGTCATTTGGCCAATTGCTAATTCATCATCGCTTTTTTCCTCCATCAGTCTCTTAGGGCTGAATTCTGTCACCCTCACATTGACTTAGTGCTCACTCCCGAGGTAGTGCTAGCCTGATTAATGGAACTACTCAGGCAACAAAGTACGATTACTCAACATAAGGGTGGCAGACTATGACCCTCCTCCAGGGGGGGCTAGAACTTGCAtaaattataaagccagaagggaccattgtggtcatctaggcCAATAGGCTCCAAAGTGGGGTGTGCAAGACAATCCCTGGGGGTGCGTGGCAGGAGGAGCACCACCGGCACATCTGTGGCAGCTCTTCTACCTTTGATTCTGTAGCAGCAGGAGGAGCGTGCCTGCGGCAGCCCTTCTACATAGCAGCCCTCCCACTGTTCTGTTCTTCGGAAGCACgcctgcagcagcccctccctctgcatcaaattttttttcctgggggTGCGCaattaaaaaggttggagaccattgATCTAggctaacctcctgtataacactgtCCCTAAGacttccctaaattaattccttCTACATGTGACTTTTCTACGAGGTGCTGACAGCAGCAACAGTGGCTTGGTTTAAATATCTAGGGGCTCCTCTTAAAACTAACATGCACCACTGGCTTGAGCATCCAACCAGAAACCTGAGAAAACTAAATATCTTACCTTGGAACCCCTGAATATCATTGCCACTGCTATAATCATATTGGCATCATCTTTCACATGCTATCATCATTTACTGTGGCGGAAGGGCAAATGGCATTTAGAACCCTTGAACAGAGTCCACACCAGCAAGGATTCCTTCCTTCCTAAAAAGTAGAACCCCTTTCCACTTCCTCTCTCCAGCTCATGGTCACATGCCGCTTTACAGGGGTACATAATTGAGATTGTGGTTTTGGTGAGCCCCTCACTCAGGGTGtattaagtaaagtttagctacTTTTTAATCACACAATAAGAGGAACATTTCATTACCCCAACATCCAAAACTGAAATGAATAACCAAAAATTGTTCAAAGGAACACACTGGCATAGTGAATGCCACTGAAGTATGCTCATTCTAGCTCAGCTCCCAGGTCATAAGATGATGGCAGCAGAAAGCACCTTCCTCTCCCACTGTAAAACTACCCTTGTAAGGTTGTTACTGAACTCTGTAGAAATTCATTCAGTGAGATTATAGTCTCATTTCTTCACATTTTATGCAGTGTTGCTATTTAACTTCATATCATTTTCCatgtcacacaacacacaatacTTTGTACATCTCCCtcatttcatagaatattagaccttttaattattattacaaactggggaggggggaacctccATAATTGTAACAATGCACCAGATTAACACAAAACTTCTTCCACAGAAATTGAGCCTTGTTCTCATATCACCCTTTACTAAAGGGATCTCTGAACTTTGTTGGGAGTGTTCCAGTTGGGAATATCCTGTGTGCTGCAACTTAGCCTTAAAGaccacaactcccatgatgccttgGGGAAAACCTACCCAACATCACCACTGGGGTACTCAGGATCTCCTTTAATGTCAAAAACATCAGGCACCCACGCAAGTGTTGCCTGCTCCCAAGTTACCCAGGGAGAAAAGGGGGGTTGCACGAGTATTTGACTAGTGTTGGTGATAATTCTGCTAATTGAGATAAGCTGAATTCTGATGGCAGCTTCAGTCTTCAAATGTATAGTGTTTGGCTAAGAGCAGCTGGAAGGAAAATAGCAGATTGTAAATTATGCAAACCCAATATAATGTGAAAGATACACATCTCAGTATTTACATTTTGATACTGCATCGGTTTTATTATAAACACATTCACAGCAATACAAGAAACTAACTGACCCTTGTACTGATACAAGAAAGCTTCCTGTAGTTAGCTGGTTAATATTGTATATGCAAAGGAAAGCATGGCAATAATAAAATATGCATGTGCATAGATTTAAAGAGTGACATTGATCCTGACTGGAAtctcagttacattggtgtaaatcaaaaGTAACTTTGTTGAAATCACTGGAGTTGGAATGCTGTAAGACGAGTAcagtataagtgagatcagaatcaggtacACTTTGAGGAAGTTTTTGTGACTATTACCCAGGATAATTACAGATTTTATGGCAAataaatggagctatgacaatttataccagctgtggaTCTACCCCTGGATCATGCATTTTTTTGCAATCCCTTAGTGCATTTGTGGTTGTGATTTGGCTTTGATTTGATCTAGACTTCAGAGATTTAAAAGGGGGTAACAGAGAAGAAGCTTCTTGAAATTCCTTGGCTACAAAGTAATAACAAAGCGTATCCAAACAGCAGTTAAAATTTGCTACCCCTGCAGTCACACGAATAAAAAGGCTTGCATTGTGGCGTAAAGAGCAGGCAGCTCCAGCTGCATCCATTGCATACCTAACAAGTAGCCCTACATTTAAAGGCAAAAAACATATGATAAATACACACAGATTCATAGAGACAATCCAGAGAGCCTTCCGGATTGATGTTTCCTCAAGTGGACTCATGTTCTTCTTCAGCTTCAGACACTGGATGACTTGAATAGAACAAAAACTCAGTATTACTAGTGgtataaaaaacccaaaaatacCTGACAACAGTGTAGTTATTGTAGTTTCAGAAGTTTTCTGAaagcactttttttctttttcctcagtaAATCGTGGGTTGAAGTATGCATAAATGATGATTATTATCCAAAGAAATCCACAGCTAACAGCTGCTTTCAATGGGGACCTGAAACTCTTTGCTTTCAGGGGGTACTTTATTGCAATGTATCGTTCGACTGCTATAAGGGTGATGATATAAATGCTTACAGGCATGTTTGTAAAATATATAATCTGTATGACATAGCACAGTACATCTACGGGATGTCCAGTCCTGTGAAAATACACAATGAAAGGCAAGGTGAAGAGCAGAAAACAGTCTGCAATGACCAAGTTGATCATGTACACTCTGGTTTCTGTCCATTTTTTCAGCTTGCAGCAGAATACCAGGAAGGCAATGACATTAAATATAACTCCAAAAAAGACAATTGGGATGTAAATAATCAGTTGTAAAACGTTAAGGTTTTCTTGCACTGTGCCGCTGAAGTTGCTGCAGTTCATCTTGATAAGTAGTTACTGCAATGGAAGAATTAAGAGCCGTGAAATACAACAgaacacactggtgattaatttACAACTTATTTATTCTTCTAATGTTCACATCTTGTAGGGGGCCTAAAATCCCTTAGACATCTAAGTTTCTGCCACAAAGCTGCCTCAGCCCTGACACCACTGCAGAGCTAACATGCTGCTTGGAGGCCTTGAAGCAGGATTTTCAAACTAGGCAGGGGAACATGCTGTCTTGTcagcagggcccaatcctgttggtgtgctctgagcatgctTGAGCCTGGATACCTGGCAGACCCTGCAGAAGGAGGGCCAAAGAGGGCTACCAATTGGTGTGTGGGCaggcgggagtggggggcagcaaAGCAATCACACAAAACAACAGCTGGGGGCACAGGGAAACGCAGGTCAAGTGTGAGAGAGGTAATGAGCATTACCAGGaggcagagagtgagagagacaatTTCAGCTGCTAGGGCATGGGTTACTGAAGAGGCTGACCTGgcgtaggtgcctaactccagatGAGTGTCTGTGGCTGAGCATCCTGAGTGGCACGAGGTGCCTATCTGTGGCTTGTCAGGCAGGTGCACCATGTCAGCCTCTTAGGCCCCTCTTCCTGTCCCTTTCCTCAGCATTTAACTCTTGGCTGGCTTTTagacagctccctgctcagcttgctggcttct of the Dermochelys coriacea isolate rDerCor1 chromosome 9, rDerCor1.pri.v4, whole genome shotgun sequence genome contains:
- the LOC119861535 gene encoding G-protein coupled receptor 35-like, whose product is MNCSNFSGTVQENLNVLQLIIYIPIVFFGVIFNVIAFLVFCCKLKKWTETRVYMINLVIADCFLLFTLPFIVYFHRTGHPVDVLCYVIQIIYFTNMPVSIYIITLIAVERYIAIKYPLKAKSFRSPLKAAVSCGFLWIIIIIYAYFNPRFTEEKEKKCFQKTSETTITTLLSGIFGFFIPLVILSFCSIQVIQCLKLKKNMSPLEETSIRKALWIVSMNLCVFIICFLPLNVGLLVRYAMDAAGAACSLRHNASLFIRVTAGVANFNCCLDTLCYYFVAKEFQEASSLLPPFKSLKSRSNQSQITTTNALRDCKKMHDPGVDPQLV